One Methylosinus sp. LW4 genomic region harbors:
- a CDS encoding biotin--[acetyl-CoA-carboxylase] ligase, whose product MEGVRLGDRALSRGVRLEIYDEIDSTNDEAKRRAESGDPGPLWVVAARQTKGRGRLGRNWGSIAGNLHASLLVSGFGPAALAPQLGFAAGLATISALIEATGAAERLALKWPNDVLLDGEKLAGILLEGVQPAGQGAPFGCVIGIGVNCVAAPADLPYPASDLSRLGGLSAGALLALLSDKMEETLALWAGGSGFAALRERWLGHAAGLGGEIEARLPRETVSGLFETIDADGRLIISTRSGRRAIEAGDIFLPALAAARPEPERGR is encoded by the coding sequence ATGGAGGGCGTGAGGCTCGGCGACCGCGCGCTCTCGCGCGGGGTTCGTCTCGAGATTTACGACGAAATCGACTCGACCAATGACGAAGCCAAGCGTCGGGCCGAGTCGGGCGATCCTGGTCCCTTGTGGGTCGTCGCCGCGCGACAGACCAAGGGGCGCGGCCGCCTCGGCCGCAATTGGGGCTCGATCGCGGGAAATCTCCACGCGAGCCTGCTCGTCTCCGGCTTCGGCCCGGCGGCGCTGGCGCCGCAGCTCGGCTTCGCCGCCGGCCTCGCGACGATCTCCGCTTTGATCGAGGCGACCGGCGCCGCCGAAAGGCTCGCGCTCAAATGGCCCAATGATGTGCTGCTCGATGGAGAGAAGCTGGCGGGCATTCTTCTCGAAGGCGTTCAGCCGGCGGGGCAGGGCGCGCCCTTCGGCTGCGTCATCGGCATAGGGGTCAATTGCGTCGCCGCGCCAGCCGATCTTCCTTACCCGGCGAGCGATTTGTCGCGATTGGGCGGTCTTTCGGCCGGCGCGCTGCTTGCTTTGCTCTCCGACAAAATGGAGGAGACGCTGGCCCTCTGGGCGGGCGGCTCGGGCTTCGCGGCGCTTCGCGAGCGCTGGCTCGGGCATGCCGCGGGATTGGGCGGGGAGATCGAGGCGCGTCTTCCGCGCGAGACGGTCTCCGGCCTTTTCGAGACCATAGACGCCGACGGGCGCCTCATTATTTCGACCCGCAGCGGCCGTCGCGCCATAGAAGCGGGAGACATCTTCTTGCCGGCCCTCGCGGCGGCCCGGCCCGAGCCGGAGCGTGGCCGATGA
- the nuoL gene encoding NADH-quinone oxidoreductase subunit L, with product MIQAIVFLPLIGFLIAGLFGRRIGARASELVTTTLLFIACGFSWIEFFDVALGHGHASAPVLANWFTSGKLSVDWALRVDSLTAVMLVVVTSVSALVHFYSIGYMHEDPARPRFFAYLSLFTFAMLSLVTADNLVQMFFGWEGVGLASYLLIGFWYQKPSANAAAIKAFVVNRVGDFGFALGIFLIFQLTQSLSFEQVFAAVPGIAGHKIHVFGADFDALTLATFLLFIGAMGKSAQFLLHTWLPDAMEGPTPVSALIHAATMVTAGVFMVARLSPIFEYAPDTLAFVTLIGAITAFFAATIGLVQNDIKRVIAYSTCSQLGYMFVAEGVGAYSLGVFHLFTHAFFKALLFLGAGSVIHAMHHEQDMRNMGGLWNKIPFTFAMMTIGTLALTGVGIPGTEFGFAGFFSKDAIIEAAFAAGEHRSVAYLAFISTVVAAGLTSFYSWRLVFMTFFGKAKESHADAHAAHGHDDHAHADAHGHDDHAHDAHGHGHHAPHESPIVMLIPLAVLAVGAVAAGAVFIGDFAGHGYDEFWKGALYTGHDNHILHAMHEIPHWVSYAATVMMILGFLGAFFVYQLAPGTAQKIAHAFPRLYRFLLNKWYFDELYDAIFVRPAFALGRLLWKGGDGRIIDGLGPDGIAARVVDGARLAVKLQTGYVYHYAFAMLIGVAAVVTWFVAGGLR from the coding sequence ATGATCCAAGCAATCGTCTTTCTGCCGCTCATCGGCTTTCTCATCGCGGGCCTATTCGGACGGCGCATCGGCGCGCGGGCGTCCGAGCTCGTGACGACGACGCTGCTGTTCATCGCCTGCGGCTTCTCCTGGATCGAGTTTTTCGACGTCGCGCTCGGCCATGGCCATGCGAGCGCGCCGGTGCTCGCCAATTGGTTCACCTCGGGCAAGCTCAGCGTCGATTGGGCCTTGCGCGTCGACTCGCTGACCGCCGTCATGCTGGTCGTCGTGACCAGCGTCTCGGCTCTCGTGCATTTCTACTCGATCGGCTACATGCACGAGGATCCGGCTCGTCCGCGCTTCTTCGCCTATCTGTCGCTCTTCACCTTCGCCATGCTCTCGCTGGTGACGGCCGATAATCTCGTGCAGATGTTCTTCGGCTGGGAGGGCGTCGGCCTCGCGTCCTATCTCCTCATCGGCTTCTGGTATCAGAAGCCTTCGGCCAACGCCGCCGCCATCAAGGCCTTCGTCGTCAACCGCGTCGGCGATTTCGGCTTCGCGCTCGGCATTTTCCTCATCTTCCAGCTCACCCAATCGCTGAGCTTCGAGCAGGTGTTCGCCGCCGTTCCCGGCATAGCCGGCCATAAGATTCATGTGTTCGGCGCCGATTTCGACGCGCTGACGCTGGCCACCTTCCTGCTCTTCATCGGCGCGATGGGCAAATCCGCGCAATTCCTGCTGCACACCTGGCTGCCGGATGCGATGGAAGGCCCGACGCCGGTCTCCGCGCTCATCCATGCCGCCACAATGGTGACGGCCGGCGTGTTCATGGTCGCGCGCCTGTCGCCGATCTTCGAATATGCGCCGGACACGCTCGCCTTCGTCACGCTGATCGGCGCCATCACCGCCTTTTTCGCGGCGACCATCGGCCTCGTGCAGAACGACATCAAGCGCGTCATCGCCTATTCGACCTGCTCGCAGCTCGGCTATATGTTCGTGGCGGAAGGCGTCGGCGCCTATTCGCTCGGCGTGTTCCATCTCTTCACCCACGCCTTCTTCAAGGCGCTGCTGTTCCTCGGCGCGGGCTCGGTCATCCATGCGATGCATCATGAGCAGGACATGCGGAACATGGGCGGACTGTGGAACAAGATTCCCTTCACCTTCGCCATGATGACGATCGGCACTCTGGCGCTGACCGGCGTCGGCATTCCGGGAACCGAGTTCGGCTTCGCCGGCTTCTTCTCCAAGGACGCCATCATCGAGGCGGCCTTCGCCGCCGGCGAGCATCGCAGCGTCGCCTATCTCGCCTTCATCTCGACGGTGGTGGCGGCTGGCCTCACCTCCTTCTATTCCTGGCGTCTCGTCTTCATGACCTTCTTCGGCAAGGCGAAGGAGTCTCATGCGGACGCTCACGCCGCGCATGGCCACGACGATCACGCGCATGCGGACGCTCACGGCCATGACGATCATGCCCATGACGCTCACGGCCACGGCCATCATGCGCCGCACGAGTCGCCGATCGTCATGCTGATCCCGCTCGCTGTTCTGGCGGTGGGCGCGGTGGCGGCGGGCGCCGTGTTCATCGGCGATTTCGCCGGCCATGGCTATGACGAGTTCTGGAAGGGCGCGCTCTATACCGGCCACGACAATCACATTCTCCACGCCATGCATGAGATCCCGCATTGGGTGTCCTATGCCGCGACGGTGATGATGATCCTCGGCTTCCTCGGCGCTTTCTTCGTCTATCAGCTCGCGCCCGGCACGGCGCAGAAGATCGCGCACGCCTTTCCGCGGCTCTACCGTTTCCTGCTCAACAAATGGTATTTCGACGAGCTCTATGACGCGATCTTCGTGCGTCCCGCCTTCGCGCTCGGTCGGCTGCTGTGGAAGGGCGGCGACGGACGCATCATCGACGGGCTCGGCCCGGACGGCATCGCCGCTCGCGTCGTCGACGGCGCCCGCCTCGCAGTGAAGCTGCAGACCGGCTATGTCTATCACTACGCCTTCGCCATGCTGATCGGCGTCGCGGCGGTCGTCACCTGGTTCGTCGCAGGAGGTCTGCGCTGA
- the nuoI gene encoding NADH-quinone oxidoreductase subunit NuoI produces MKLDSAAKSLFLAEFIAAFFLSMRYFFKPKATLNYPHEKNPISPRFRGEHALRRYPNGEERCIACKLCEAICPAQAITIEAGPRRNDGTRRTTRYDIDMVKCIYCGFCQEACPVDAIVEGPNQEFAVETREELYYNKERLLENGARWEREIARNIALDAPYR; encoded by the coding sequence ATGAAGCTCGATTCTGCGGCCAAGTCGCTCTTCCTCGCCGAGTTCATCGCCGCCTTCTTCCTGTCGATGCGCTACTTCTTCAAGCCGAAGGCGACGCTCAACTATCCGCATGAGAAGAACCCGATCTCCCCGCGCTTTCGCGGCGAGCATGCGCTGCGCCGCTATCCCAATGGCGAGGAGCGCTGCATCGCCTGCAAGCTCTGTGAGGCGATCTGCCCGGCGCAGGCCATCACCATCGAGGCCGGCCCGCGCCGCAATGACGGGACCCGCCGCACGACGCGCTACGACATCGACATGGTGAAATGCATCTATTGCGGCTTCTGCCAGGAGGCCTGCCCGGTGGACGCCATCGTCGAGGGGCCGAACCAGGAGTTCGCCGTCGAGACGCGCGAGGAGCTCTACTACAATAAGGAGCGCCTGCTCGAGAATGGCGCGCGCTGGGAGCGCGAGATCGCGCGCAACATCGCGCTCGACGCCCCTTATCGCTGA
- the ssb gene encoding single-stranded DNA-binding protein has translation MAVNKVILVGNLGRDPEVRTLPSGDRVVSFSVATTESWRDRNTGERKDRTEWHNVSIFNENLGKVAEQYCRKGSKVYLEGQLQSREYQDKDGVQRKVTDVVLQRFRGELQLLDSKGGGRNDGDYEGGGGSYQSSGGGSSFGRSSPMERAPAERSPAPAGGGRLSDQLDDDIPF, from the coding sequence ATGGCGGTCAATAAGGTCATTCTGGTCGGCAATCTCGGCCGCGATCCAGAAGTGCGCACGCTGCCTTCGGGGGACCGCGTCGTCTCCTTTTCCGTGGCGACGACGGAGTCCTGGCGTGATCGCAACACGGGCGAGCGCAAGGACCGCACCGAGTGGCACAATGTGTCGATCTTCAACGAGAATTTGGGGAAGGTCGCCGAGCAGTACTGCCGCAAGGGCTCCAAAGTCTATCTCGAGGGCCAGCTGCAGTCGCGCGAATATCAGGATAAGGACGGCGTGCAGCGCAAAGTGACGGATGTCGTGCTGCAACGCTTCCGCGGCGAGCTTCAGCTGCTCGACAGCAAGGGCGGCGGCCGCAACGATGGCGATTACGAAGGCGGCGGCGGCTCCTATCAGTCGAGCGGCGGCGGCTCCAGCTTCGGCCGTTCCTCGCCGATGGAGCGTGCGCCCGCCGAGCGCTCGCCCGCGCCGGCCGGCGGCGGACGCCTGTCGGATCAGCTGGACGACGACATTCCGTTTTGA
- a CDS encoding ribonuclease J produces the protein MNEEVSEFVFAPLGGLGEIGMNAALYGFGPPKTRKWLMVDCGLAFPGPELPGVDLLMPDVTFVEKIRRDLVGLVITHAHEDHIGALSFLWPKLGCTVYATRFAASLLEARRLQEAGSPNIKVITVATGQRLDIGPFDVEFVAVAHSIPEANALAIRTPAGLAIHTGDWKIDPEPGVGHRIDAARLTALGDEGVDALICDSTNILREGDSFSESDVAQTLRKLIGDAEQRVLVTTFASNVARIRAVAEAAQAAGRSVVIAGRAMERVIQVSRECGFLDGLPPFLSLDMFTALPRDKIVVLATGSQGEPRAAMARVAEKEHPVIKLASGDTVIFSSRAIPGNTREVHRVVNKLCDQGVEVITDHDHLVHCSGHPRRGEVAQLYDWVRPRISVPAHGEGHHLSVHAAFARSKGVEATIGARNGDIVRLFPGAPAIVGKAPTGRLLKDGDVLVSEDDGAVRERARLSFSGVVSLALAIDKRGDLVGDPDVLISGLPKKGRDGADMGEVVDDAIFRTFDNLPRQKRRDFDAAATAVERAVRASVNAVWGKKPQVHVLIIEA, from the coding sequence ATGAATGAGGAAGTGAGCGAATTCGTCTTTGCGCCTTTGGGCGGTCTCGGCGAGATCGGCATGAACGCCGCTCTCTATGGTTTCGGCCCGCCGAAGACGCGCAAATGGCTGATGGTCGATTGCGGCCTCGCCTTTCCCGGCCCGGAGCTGCCCGGCGTCGATCTCTTGATGCCCGACGTCACTTTCGTCGAGAAGATTCGTCGCGATCTCGTCGGGCTGGTGATCACCCACGCCCATGAGGATCACATAGGGGCGCTTTCCTTCCTCTGGCCCAAGCTCGGCTGCACCGTCTATGCGACGCGATTCGCCGCGAGCCTGCTGGAGGCGCGCCGCCTGCAGGAGGCGGGGTCGCCGAATATAAAGGTCATCACCGTGGCGACGGGCCAGCGTCTCGACATCGGCCCCTTCGACGTGGAATTCGTCGCCGTCGCGCATTCGATTCCCGAGGCCAATGCGCTGGCGATCCGCACGCCGGCCGGCCTCGCGATCCACACGGGCGACTGGAAGATCGACCCCGAGCCCGGCGTCGGCCATCGCATCGACGCCGCGCGGCTCACGGCGCTCGGCGACGAGGGCGTCGACGCGCTCATCTGCGATTCCACCAATATTCTGCGCGAGGGCGACAGCTTTTCCGAGAGCGATGTGGCGCAGACGCTGCGCAAGCTCATCGGCGACGCCGAGCAGCGCGTGCTGGTGACGACCTTCGCCTCCAATGTCGCGCGCATTCGCGCCGTGGCGGAGGCGGCGCAGGCGGCCGGGCGCAGCGTCGTCATCGCCGGCCGCGCCATGGAGCGGGTTATTCAGGTTTCGCGCGAATGCGGCTTTCTCGACGGACTGCCGCCTTTTCTCTCGCTCGACATGTTCACAGCCCTGCCGCGCGACAAGATCGTGGTGCTGGCGACCGGCAGCCAAGGCGAGCCGCGCGCCGCCATGGCGCGCGTCGCCGAGAAGGAGCATCCGGTCATCAAGCTCGCGTCCGGCGATACGGTCATTTTCTCCTCGCGCGCCATTCCCGGCAATACGCGGGAGGTGCATCGGGTCGTCAACAAGCTCTGCGACCAGGGCGTCGAGGTCATCACCGATCACGATCATCTCGTCCATTGCTCCGGCCATCCGCGCCGCGGCGAGGTCGCGCAGCTCTATGATTGGGTGCGGCCGCGCATATCGGTGCCGGCGCATGGCGAGGGGCATCATCTCTCCGTCCACGCCGCCTTCGCCAGGAGCAAGGGAGTGGAGGCGACGATCGGCGCCCGCAATGGCGACATCGTGCGCCTGTTTCCGGGCGCGCCGGCCATTGTCGGCAAGGCGCCGACCGGGCGCCTGCTGAAGGACGGCGACGTGCTGGTCTCCGAGGATGACGGCGCCGTGCGGGAGCGCGCGCGGCTGAGCTTCTCCGGCGTGGTGTCGCTGGCGCTCGCCATCGACAAGCGCGGCGATCTCGTCGGCGATCCCGACGTTCTGATCTCCGGCCTGCCCAAAAAGGGGCGCGACGGCGCGGATATGGGCGAGGTGGTGGACGACGCCATCTTCCGCACCTTCGACAATCTGCCGCGGCAGAAGCGGCGGGATTTCGACGCCGCCGCGACGGCGGTGGAGCGCGCCGTGCGCGCCAGCGTCAATGCGGTGTGGGGCAAGAAACCGCAAGTGCATGTATTGATCATCGAGGCGTGA
- a CDS encoding NADH-quinone oxidoreductase subunit M has translation MFGFGILTGLTFLPLVGAAFILTLKGESEATLRNAKWAALLTTVVVFLLSLVVWGRFDTASAAFQLVEERAWFGSGLTYKMGVDGFSIPFVLLTTFLTPFAILASWESVKFRLKEYLVAFLVLETLMIGVFCALDLVLFYLFFEGGLIPMFLIIGIWGGKRRVYASFKFFLYTLAGSLLMLIAILAIYGKTGTTDIVTLLETKFPPSMQIWLWLAFFASFAVKMPMWPVHTWLPDAHVEAPTAGSVILAAILLKMGGYGFIRFSLPMFPDASAYFAPLVYALSVIAVIYTSLVALVQEDIKKLIAYSSIAHMGFVTMGLFTLTTQGVQGAMFLMISHGFVSGALFLCVGVIYDRMHTREIAAYGGLVNRMPLYAVTFMIFTMANVGLPGTSGFVGEFLTLAGAFVANSWVALFATSGVVLSAAYALYLYRRVVFGALEKPSLQTISDLSARELVLFVPLIALTIYYGVRPQPIIDASAAAVANLLQSHTALANAAHVVAQAAQ, from the coding sequence ATGTTCGGCTTCGGCATTCTCACCGGCCTCACTTTTCTGCCGCTGGTCGGCGCGGCCTTCATCCTCACGCTGAAGGGCGAGAGCGAGGCGACGCTTCGCAACGCCAAATGGGCGGCGCTGCTGACGACAGTCGTCGTCTTCCTGCTCTCGCTCGTCGTGTGGGGGCGTTTCGACACGGCGAGCGCCGCTTTCCAGCTCGTCGAGGAGAGGGCCTGGTTCGGCTCCGGCCTCACCTATAAAATGGGCGTGGACGGCTTCTCCATTCCCTTCGTGCTGCTGACGACCTTCCTGACGCCCTTCGCCATTCTCGCCTCCTGGGAATCGGTGAAGTTTCGCTTGAAGGAATATCTCGTCGCCTTCCTCGTCCTCGAGACGCTGATGATCGGCGTGTTCTGCGCGCTCGATCTCGTGCTCTTCTATCTCTTCTTCGAGGGCGGCCTCATTCCGATGTTCCTCATCATCGGCATTTGGGGCGGCAAGCGACGCGTCTACGCCAGCTTCAAATTCTTCCTCTACACGCTGGCCGGCTCGCTGCTGATGCTGATCGCCATTCTGGCGATCTACGGCAAGACGGGGACGACGGACATCGTCACTCTGCTCGAGACGAAATTCCCGCCGTCGATGCAGATTTGGCTGTGGCTCGCCTTCTTCGCCTCCTTCGCGGTGAAGATGCCCATGTGGCCGGTCCACACCTGGCTGCCGGACGCCCACGTCGAGGCGCCGACCGCGGGCTCGGTGATCCTCGCCGCCATCCTTCTGAAAATGGGCGGCTATGGCTTCATCCGCTTCTCTCTGCCTATGTTCCCGGACGCGTCCGCCTATTTCGCGCCGCTCGTCTATGCGCTGTCGGTGATCGCCGTCATCTACACCTCGCTGGTGGCGCTGGTGCAGGAGGACATAAAGAAGCTCATCGCCTATTCGTCGATCGCGCATATGGGCTTCGTCACAATGGGCCTGTTCACGCTGACGACACAGGGCGTGCAGGGCGCCATGTTCCTGATGATCTCGCATGGCTTCGTCTCCGGCGCGCTCTTCCTCTGCGTCGGCGTCATCTATGACCGCATGCATACGCGCGAGATCGCGGCCTATGGCGGCCTCGTCAATCGCATGCCGCTCTACGCCGTGACCTTCATGATCTTCACCATGGCGAATGTCGGCCTGCCGGGCACCTCCGGCTTCGTCGGCGAGTTTCTGACGCTCGCCGGCGCCTTCGTCGCCAATAGCTGGGTGGCGCTATTCGCGACATCGGGCGTGGTGCTGTCGGCGGCCTATGCGCTCTATCTCTACCGTCGCGTGGTGTTCGGCGCGCTGGAGAAGCCGTCGCTGCAGACGATCAGCGATCTCTCGGCGCGAGAGCTCGTCCTCTTCGTGCCGCTCATCGCGCTGACCATCTATTACGGCGTGCGGCCGCAGCCGATCATCGACGCCTCCGCGGCCGCCGTCGCCAATCTCCTGCAATCTCACACGGCCCTGGCCAATGCGGCGCATGTCGTCGCCCAGGCCGCTCAATGA
- the nuoN gene encoding NADH-quinone oxidoreductase subunit NuoN, which translates to MSFSTALAHHFLPETILALGVLALILIGAWRGTRAFGLVNELAAGLLGLAILALFFGQTSEASLFEGAFVDDAFARFVKVLTLIGSLVTILMSRDYLQRAKLGNFEFPVLVILSTIGMLLLVSADNLIALYLGIELMSLALYVVAAFDRDDARASEAGLKYFVLGALSSGMLLYGASLLYGFSGTISFDGIAKAITGAPPLGVIFGLVFVLAGLAFKMSAAPFHMWTPDVYEGAPTPVTAFFASAPKMAAVAITARIVVTAFPGIVAQWQQIIIFLAIASMLLGSFAAIGQTSIKRLMAYSSIGHMGFALVGLAAGNEAGVRGVAIYLAIYLVMTLGVFAAILQMRVEGRPVEKISDLSGLSRNNGTAAFFLAMLMFSLAGVPPLAGFFAKYYVLLAAVDAGLYPLAIIGVLASAISAFYYLRVVKVIYFDEPAPAFDQSPLSLRAVLAVSTVFLLGFWLYPAPVVEAATAAAKSLF; encoded by the coding sequence ATGTCGTTCTCAACCGCCCTCGCGCATCACTTCCTGCCGGAAACCATCCTCGCCCTCGGCGTATTGGCGCTGATCCTCATCGGCGCCTGGCGCGGGACGCGCGCCTTCGGCCTCGTCAACGAGCTCGCGGCGGGGCTGCTCGGCCTCGCCATTCTGGCGCTGTTCTTCGGCCAGACTTCGGAGGCCTCGCTCTTCGAGGGCGCCTTCGTCGATGACGCTTTCGCGCGTTTCGTCAAAGTGCTGACGCTGATCGGCTCGCTCGTCACCATACTGATGTCGCGCGACTATCTGCAGCGCGCCAAGCTCGGCAATTTCGAGTTTCCGGTGCTGGTGATTCTGTCGACGATCGGAATGCTGCTGCTCGTCTCGGCGGATAATCTCATCGCGCTCTATCTCGGCATAGAGCTGATGTCGCTGGCGCTCTATGTCGTAGCCGCCTTCGACCGCGACGACGCCCGCGCCTCGGAAGCCGGCCTCAAATATTTCGTGCTCGGCGCTCTCTCCTCCGGCATGCTGCTCTATGGCGCCTCACTGCTCTACGGCTTCTCGGGGACGATCTCCTTCGACGGCATCGCCAAGGCGATCACCGGCGCGCCGCCGCTCGGCGTGATCTTCGGACTCGTCTTCGTGCTGGCCGGGCTCGCCTTCAAAATGTCGGCCGCGCCCTTCCATATGTGGACGCCGGACGTCTATGAGGGCGCGCCGACGCCCGTCACCGCCTTTTTCGCCTCGGCGCCGAAAATGGCCGCGGTCGCCATCACGGCGCGCATCGTCGTCACCGCTTTCCCCGGCATTGTCGCGCAATGGCAGCAGATCATCATCTTCCTCGCCATCGCCTCCATGCTGCTCGGCTCCTTCGCTGCGATCGGGCAGACCAGCATCAAGCGCCTGATGGCCTATTCCTCGATCGGCCATATGGGCTTCGCCCTGGTCGGCCTCGCGGCGGGCAATGAGGCGGGCGTGCGCGGCGTCGCCATCTATCTCGCCATTTATCTGGTGATGACGCTCGGCGTCTTCGCCGCCATTCTGCAGATGCGCGTCGAGGGTCGCCCGGTCGAGAAGATTTCCGATCTCTCGGGTCTTTCGCGCAATAATGGGACGGCGGCCTTCTTCCTCGCCATGCTGATGTTCTCGCTCGCGGGCGTGCCGCCGCTCGCCGGCTTCTTCGCGAAATATTACGTGCTGCTGGCGGCGGTGGACGCCGGGCTCTATCCGCTCGCCATCATCGGCGTGCTGGCGAGCGCGATCTCCGCCTTCTATTATTTGCGCGTCGTCAAGGTGATCTATTTCGACGAGCCGGCGCCGGCTTTCGATCAATCGCCTCTGTCGCTGCGCGCGGTGCTCGCCGTGTCGACCGTGTTCCTGCTCGGCTTCTGGCTCTATCCGGCTCCCGTGGTCGAGGCCGCGACGGCCGCCGCCAAGTCGCTGTTCTGA
- the mce gene encoding methylmalonyl-CoA epimerase, with protein MIGRLNHVAIAVSDLAAATATYKNTLGAKVSEPESLPEHGVTVVFVELPNTKIELLQPLGEGSPIAGFVAKNPAGGIHHLCYEVDDILTARDQLKAAGARVLGDGEPKIGAHGKPVLFLHPKDFNGALVELEQA; from the coding sequence ATGATCGGACGCTTGAATCATGTGGCCATCGCCGTCTCGGACCTCGCGGCGGCGACGGCGACATATAAAAATACGCTCGGCGCCAAGGTCTCCGAGCCGGAGTCTCTTCCCGAGCACGGCGTCACGGTCGTTTTCGTCGAACTGCCCAACACCAAGATCGAGCTGCTGCAGCCGCTCGGCGAAGGATCGCCGATCGCCGGCTTCGTCGCCAAAAATCCGGCCGGCGGCATTCATCATCTCTGCTATGAGGTCGATGACATTCTGACGGCGCGCGACCAGCTGAAAGCCGCAGGCGCGCGCGTGCTGGGCGATGGTGAGCCGAAGATCGGCGCCCATGGCAAGCCGGTGCTCTTCCTGCATCCGAAGGATTTCAACGGGGCCCTGGTCGAGCTCGAGCAGGCCTGA
- a CDS encoding DUF1467 family protein yields the protein MPFTTPLAVAIYLTIWWIVLFAILPFGVRSSEEEGDTPEGGDPGAPVAPKLWMKAVATTIVSAVLFWLFVLYVKWLA from the coding sequence TTGCCATTCACGACGCCGCTCGCCGTGGCGATCTATCTGACGATCTGGTGGATCGTGCTGTTCGCGATCCTTCCTTTCGGCGTCCGCTCCTCGGAAGAGGAGGGCGACACGCCGGAGGGAGGGGATCCGGGCGCGCCCGTGGCCCCCAAGCTGTGGATGAAGGCCGTCGCGACGACGATCGTCTCGGCGGTCTTGTTCTGGCTGTTCGTGCTCTATGTGAAGTGGCTGGCATGA
- the nuoK gene encoding NADH-quinone oxidoreductase subunit NuoK, producing the protein MVVDLTHYLVVSAIVFTLGVAGIILNRKNIIIILMSVELILLAVNINLVAFSASLGDLTGQVFALFILTVAAAEAAIGLAILVTYFRNRGTIAVEDINSLKG; encoded by the coding sequence ATGGTCGTCGACCTCACCCATTATCTCGTCGTCTCGGCGATCGTGTTCACGCTCGGCGTCGCCGGCATCATTCTCAACCGCAAGAACATCATCATCATATTGATGTCGGTCGAGCTGATCCTGCTGGCGGTGAACATCAACCTCGTGGCCTTCTCGGCCTCGCTCGGCGATCTGACCGGCCAGGTCTTCGCCCTGTTCATCCTCACGGTGGCGGCGGCGGAGGCGGCCATCGGCCTCGCCATTCTCGTCACCTATTTCCGCAACCGCGGCACGATCGCGGTCGAGGACATCAACTCTCTGAAGGGCTGA
- a CDS encoding NADH-quinone oxidoreductase subunit J gives MAVAFFYLFSAVLIASAFAVIVSRNPVHSVLYLILAFVNGAGLFLLAGAEFLAMILVVVYVGAVAVLFLFVVMMLDVDFAELRQGFSKHLPVGAAVGAVVLGELGLLALGWQSAPGAKEAAAAPIVAGVSNTAALGQVLYTKYFLFFQASALVLLTAMIGAIVLTLHHRPGVKRQKIEEQNARTRDNVIEIKKVPSRAGV, from the coding sequence GTGGCTGTGGCATTCTTCTATCTTTTCTCGGCGGTGCTGATCGCATCGGCTTTCGCGGTGATCGTCTCGCGCAATCCGGTTCATTCGGTGCTCTATCTCATCCTCGCCTTCGTCAATGGCGCGGGGCTCTTCCTGCTCGCCGGGGCCGAATTTCTCGCCATGATCCTCGTCGTCGTCTATGTCGGCGCGGTCGCAGTGCTGTTCCTCTTCGTGGTGATGATGCTGGATGTCGATTTCGCCGAGCTGCGCCAGGGCTTCAGCAAGCATCTGCCGGTGGGCGCTGCTGTCGGCGCCGTGGTGCTCGGCGAGCTCGGCCTGCTCGCGCTCGGCTGGCAGAGCGCGCCCGGCGCGAAGGAAGCCGCTGCGGCGCCGATCGTCGCCGGCGTCTCCAACACGGCCGCGCTCGGGCAGGTGCTCTACACGAAATATTTCCTCTTCTTCCAGGCGTCGGCCCTGGTGCTGCTCACCGCCATGATCGGCGCGATCGTGCTGACGCTGCATCACCGTCCCGGCGTCAAGCGGCAGAAGATCGAGGAGCAGAACGCGCGCACGCGCGACAATGTCATCGAGATCAAGAAAGTGCCCTCGCGGGCGGGCGTCTGA